A region of Vigna radiata var. radiata cultivar VC1973A chromosome 10, Vradiata_ver6, whole genome shotgun sequence DNA encodes the following proteins:
- the LOC106775470 gene encoding NAC domain-containing protein 104, with product MADTNVNLPPGFRFYPTDEELIVHFLHRKASLLPCHPDVIPDLELYQYDPWELHGRALAEGNQWYYYSRRTQNRVTGNGYWKPTGMEEPVVSSSNSKRVGMKKYFVFHVGEDATAIKTNWIMQEYRLSDSASSTRSSKRKPQPKSDYNKWVICRVYERNGEEDNGTELSCLDEVFLSLDDDLDEISLPN from the exons ATGGCAGATACCAATGTCAACCTTCCACCGGGCTTTCGATTCTATCCCACAGATGAAGAGCTCATAGTCCATTTCCTTCACAGAAAAGCCTCACTTTTGCCTTGCCACCCGGATGTCATCCCTGATCTTGAGCTCTACCAATATGATCCATGGGAGCTTCATG GTAGAGCTTTGGCGGAGGGAAACCAATGGTACTACTACAGCAGAAGGACGCAGAATAGAGTCACTGGCAATGGGTATTGGAAACCAACGGGAATGGAAGAGCCGGTGGTCTCAAGCTCAAACAGCAAGAGAGTTGGTATgaagaaatattttgtttttcatgtaGGAGAAGATGCTACTGCTATCAAAACCAATTGGATAATGCAAGAATATCGTCTATCAGATTCTGCTTCCTCTACCAGATCATCCAAAAGAAAACCTCAACCAAAATCA GATTACAATAAATGGGTGATATGTCGTGTTTATGAGCGTAATGGAGAGGAGGACAATGGAACAGAGCTCTCATGTTTGGATGAAGTATTCTTGTCATTGGATGATGATCTTGATGAAATAAGCTTACCAAATTAG
- the LOC106775491 gene encoding soyasaponin III rhamnosyltransferase-like — protein sequence MNSLPLVSSSNDRVHKPLHIAMLPWLAAGHVIPYTELAKIFAQKGHFVTFISTPKNIDRMPKIPQSLQSFIKLVRLPLPHTEHLPEGAESTMDVPKSKRCHLKLAYDGLQDAVFELLKTSRPDWVFYDFATDWLPAIAKSLSIPCAHCNITPAWNKVFYDPPKEVRNSSNFSIHDMCKPTWLPFQTSLHLRPYEIIRAMDSRKDVDTGRTASFDLGKAYSSCDMFLLRTCRELEGEWLDYLAGRYNMPVIPLGLVPPSIQIKDVEEEDRNPDWVKIKEWLDSKESSSVVYIAFGSELDLSQEDLTELARGIEFSKLPFFWALRKAKGDSVELPEGFEERTKDRGFVWKTWAPQTKILGHAAIGGCIAHCGINSIVEMLNFGHVLVTLPYLLDQALFSRAVEEKKVGIEVARSKEDGSFTRESVAKALRFAMVDEEGSSYRNNAKQMGKLFSSTYIHNQYIDDCILALQNYKAPSNT from the coding sequence ATGAATTCTCTCCCTCTAGTTTCTTCCTCTAATGACAGAGTGCACAAGCCTCTGCACATTGCAATGCTCCCATGGCTGGCAGCAGGTCACGTAATTCCTTATACGGAGCTCGCAAAGATTTTCGCTCAAAAGGGTCACTTCGTCACCTTCATAAGCACTCCCAAAAACATCGATCGCATGCCCAAAATCCCTCAATCCTTACAATCATTCATTAAATTGGTGAGGTTACCCTTACCACACACAGAGCATCTCCCAGAAGGTGCAGAGAGTACCATGGACGTTCCCAAATCAAAGAGGTGTCACCTCAAGTTAGCTTATGATGGTCTCCAAGATGCTGTGTTCGAGTTGCTCAAAACTTCAAGGCCCGATTGGGTTTTCTACGATTTTGCAACTGATTGGTTACCCGCAATAGCCAAGAGCCTCAGCATTCCCTGTGCACATTGCAACATAACCCCGGCATGGAACAAAGTGTTCTATGATCCACCCAAGGAAGTACGCAACTCAAGTAATTTCTCTATTCACGATATGTGTAAACCTACCTGGCTTCCTTTCCAAACAAGCCTTCATCTCAGGCCTTACGAAATAATAAGAGCAATGGACTCTCGCAAAGACGTTGACACAGGTCGTACTGCTTCTTTCGATCTCGGAAAGGCGTATTCCAGCTGTGACATGTTTCTTCTGAGGACATGCAGAGAACTGGAAGGAGAATGGTTGGATTATCTCGCTGGCAGGTACAACATGCCCGTGATTCCGTTGGGTTTGGTTCCACCATCCATACAGATAAAGGATGTTGAAGAGGAAGACAGAAACCCCGACTGGGTCAAAATAAAGGAGTGGTTGGACTCGAAAGAGTCCTCATCCGTGGTGTATATAGCTTTCGGGAGCGAGTTGGACCTGAGTCAGGAAGACCTGACTGAGTTGGCTCGTGGCATTGAGTTTTCAAAGTTGCCTTTCTTTTGGGCTTTGAGGAAGGCGAAAGGGGATTCAGTTGAGTTGCCAGAGGGGTTTGAGGAGAGAACAAAGGATCGTGGGTTTGTTTGGAAGACTTGGGCACCCCAGACTAAGATCTTAGGCCATGCAGCTATTGGGGGGTGCATTGCTCACTGCGGCATCAACTCTATCGTTGAAATGCTTAATTTTGGGCATGTTCTTGTGACTCTTCCGTATTTGCTAGACCAAGCGCTGTTTTCAAGGGCggtggaagaaaagaaagtgggAATTGAGGTAGCGAGGAGCAAGGAAGATGGGTCCTTTACGAGGGAGTCTGTGGCTAAGGCATTGAGGTTTGCAATGGTGGATGAAGAAGGGAGCAGTTACAGAAATAACGCCAAACAGATGGGAAAGCTTTTCAGTTCAACATATATTCACAATCAGTACATCGACGATTGCATTCTTGCACTTCAGAACTACAAAGCTCCTTCCAACACTTAG